In the Hordeum vulgare subsp. vulgare chromosome 7H, MorexV3_pseudomolecules_assembly, whole genome shotgun sequence genome, one interval contains:
- the LOC123407178 gene encoding subtilisin-like protease SBT3.8 — protein MDSRTAICSAALLLLATLLPLSASASSKLYIVYMGEKKHDDPSVVIASHLDVLTSVFGSKDEAMRSVVYSYKHGFSGFAAMLTKSQAMAIAKLPEVVTVKPNIFHKMHTTRSWDFLGLDYNQPPQQTGLLKRAKYGEDVIVGVIDSGIWPESRSFDDNGYGPVPARWKGKCHSGEKFNATNCNRKIIGARWYGRGISAKSLKRDYKSPRDLNGHGTHVASTIAGGEVQGVSYGGLGMGVARGGAPRARLGIYKVCWIDEGCPDAAVLAAIDDAIHDGVDVLSLSLGGFGPEYSGTLHAVQRGISVVFAGGNDGPVPQTVINTVPWVTTVAASTIDRSFPTLISLGNNEKLVGQSLNYNAAMKRRGFQALAYVGSCNPESLALGNVTGKTVLCYAPEEASRWSPQLILPYAINYTIQAGAKGLIFAQYTSNNLDSLVGCEGFMPCALVDFEIANRIYSYWDMADKPVVKVSPAVSVVGNGVLSPRVASFSSRGPSLLYPGILKPDITAPGVNILAAVRGSYVFYSGTSMACPHVSAVTAMLKSVHPQWSPAMIKSAIVTTASVTDRFGMPIQAEAVPRKPADPFDFGGGHIDPDRAVDPGLVYDVDAREYNKFFNCTLGYLGGCGSYYLNLNLPSIAVPDLKDHVMLRRTVTNVGPTEATYHLVVESPAGIDVFVEPYVLNFTESSSKSATFMVTFTTRQRVQGGYTFGSLTWSDGSTHSVRIPIAVRTVIQDFVADTS, from the exons ATGGATTCCAGAACAGCGATCTGCAGTGCCGCTCTGCTGCTGCTGGCGACGCTGCTGCCTCTTTCAGCTAGCGCGTCGAGCAAG CTCTACATTGTGTATATGGGGGAGAAGAAGCACGACGACCCGTCGGTGGTCATCGCGTCCCACCTTGACGTGCTAACATCTGTTTTTGGGAG CAAGGATGAAGCCATGAGGTCGGTAGTTTACAGTTACAAGCATGGATTTTCTGGGTTCGCGGCGATGCTCACTAAATCTCAAGCCATGGCAATCGCAA AACTTCCTGAAGTTGTCACTGTGAAgcccaatatttttcacaaaatgcACACAACTCGGAGCTGGGATTTCCTTGGCCTTGACTATAATCAACCGCCACAACAAAcggggctgctcaaaagagcaaagtATGGTGAAGATGTCATTGTCGGTGTGATCGATTCAG GCATATGGCCAGAATCACGAAGTTTTGATGACAACGGCTATGGCCCCGTGCCGGCACGGTGGAAAGGAAAATGCCATAGTGGCGAGAAGTTCAATGCCACTAACTGCAATAGAAAGATCATTGGTGCGAGGTGGTATGGCCGTGGCATCAGTGCCAAGTCACTAAAGAGAGACTATAAGTCGCCTAGAGACCTCAACGGCCATGGCACACACGTCGCCTCAACTATCGCCGGAGGAGAAGTGCAGGGCGTGAGCTACGGAGGCCTAGGCATGGGTGTGGCGCGTGGTGGGGCACCACGTGCGCGGCTCGGTATCTACAAGGTGTGCTGGATTGATGAAGGTTGCCCTGATGCGGCGGTCCTTGCTGCCATTGACGATGCCATACATGACGGAGTTGATGTCTTGTCGCTCTCGCTTGGAGGGTTTGGACCAGAGTACTCCGGGACATTGCATGCTGTGCAAAGAGGGATCTCTGTCGTGTTCGCCGGAGGGAATGATGGCCCTGTGCCGCAGACGGTGATAAACACCGTGCCATGGGTTACCACGGTGGCTGCTAGCACGATTGACCGGTCTTTCCCGACCTTGATATCACTTGGGAACAATGAAAAGCTGGTG GGGCAATCTCTAAACTACAATGCAGCTATGAAAAGAAGAGGCTTCCAGGCCCTTGCTTACGTGGGGAG CTGCAACCCGGAATCACTCGCCTTGGGCAATGTCACGGGCAAAACTGTCCTCTGTTATGCACCAGAAGAGGCGTCCCGGTGGTCGCCCCAGCTAATACTCCCTTATGCCATCAATTATACTATCCAGGCCGGTGCAAAGGGTCTCATCTTTGCACAGTACACCTCCAACAATCTCGACAGCCTGGTCGGGTGTGAGGGATTTATGCCTTGCGCACTGGTGGATTTCGAGATCGCAAATCGAATTTACTCCTATTGGGACATGGCCGA CAAACCGGTGGTGAAGGTGTCTCCGGCTGTAAGCGTTGTTGGAAATGGGGTTTTGTCGCCGAGGGTCGCCTCCTTCTCGTCGAGAGGTCCAAGCCTATTGTACCCCGGCATACTCAAG CCCGACATTACTGCTCCTGGTGTCAATATCTTGGCGGCGGTGCGCGGCTCCTACGTGTTCTATTCTGGGACATCAATGGCGTGCCCACATGTCTCAGCAGTGACCGCGATGCTCAAGTCGGTTCACCCTCAATGGTCACCTGCCATGATCAAGTCGGCCATCGTCACCACAG CATCCGTGACCGATCGTTTTGGCATGCCAATCCAAGCAGAAGCGGTCCCAAGGAAACCAGCCGACCCCTTCGACTTTGGTGGTGGACACATTGACCCTGATAGAGCTGTTGACCCTGGCTTGGTTTACGACGTTGATGCAAGGGAGTACAACAAGTTTTTCAACTGCACCCTTGGATATTTAGGCGGTTGTGGGTCCTACTACCTCAATCTCAACCTCCCGTCAATTGCCGTGCCAGACCTCAAGGACCATGTCATGCTTCGGCGCACCGTGACTAACGTTGGGCCGACAGAAGCAACATATCATTTAGTGGTTGAATCTCCAGCGGGGATAGATGTGTTCGTAGAGCCATATGTGCTCAATTTCACCGAAAGCAGTAGTAAAAGTGCAACGTTTATGGTGACATTCACAACAAGGCAGAGAGTACAAGGAGGATACACTTTCGGGAGCTTGACATGGTCAGATGGAAGTACCCACTCAGTGAGAATTCCTATTGCGGTACGGACTGTGATACaagactttgttgcagatacatcTTAA
- the LOC123412707 gene encoding subtilisin-like protease SBT3.9 has translation MDSRTAFRGALLLLVTLLPLSASASSKLYIVYMGDKKHDDPSVVTASHHDMLTSVFGSKDEALRSIVYSYKHGFSGFAAMLTKSQAETIAKFPEVVTVKPNTFHETHTTRSWDFLGLDHNQPGQQPGLLKKAKYGEDVIVGVIDTGIWPESRSFDDNGYSPVPARWKGKCQTGDDFNATSCNRKIIGARWYGRGISDEVLKKNYKSPRDIEGHGTHVASTIAGGEVQGVSYGGLGMGVARGGAPRARLSIYKACWLGGGCPVAAVLAAIDDAIHDGVDVLSLSLGGAGTEFPGTLHAVQRGISVVFAGGNDGPVPQTVANALPWVTTVAASTIDRSFPTLISLGNKEKLVGQSLHNNASLISGDFKGLVYAGSCDTESSLALSNVTGKIVLCYQPMAGRSMPPRQALPIAIKLTAMAGAKGLIFAQYTTNLPDILTLCKGVMPCVVVDFEIAQRIASYWSWDKGNAVVKVSPAMTVVGKGVLSPRVASFSSRGPSMLFPNILKPDIAAPGVGILAAWDGSYQFGSGTSMACPHVSAVTALLKSVHPDWSPAMIKSAIVTTASVTDRFGMPIQAEAVPRKLADPFDFGGGHINPDRAVDPGLVYDMDAREYNKFFNCTLGYLDGCESYYLNLNLPSIAVPDLKDHVMLRRTVTNVGPTEATYHLLVEAPAGIDVSVEPSVISFTKGSSRSVTFMVTFTTRQRVQGGYTFGSLTWSNGSTHSVKIPVAVRTVIQDFVADTA, from the exons ATGGATTCTAGAACAGCATTCCGCGGCGCTCTGCTACTGCTGGTGACACTGCTTCCTCTTTCGGCCAGTGCCTCAAGCAAG CTCTACATCGTTTACATGGGGGACAAGAAGCATGATGACCCGTCCGTGGTCACCGCGTCTCACCATGACATGCTAACCTCTGTTTTTGGGAG CAAGGATGAAGCCTTGAGGTCAATAGTTTACAGTTACAAGCATGGATTTTCTGGTTTTGCGGCGATGCTCACCAAGTCTCAGGCTGAGACAATCGCAA AATTCCCTGAAGTCGTCACTGTGAAACCTAACACTTTTCACGAAACGCACACAACTCGGAGCTGGGACTTTCTCGGCCTTGACCATAACCAACCAGGACAACAACCGGGACTTCTCAAAAAAGCAAAGTACGGTGAAGATGTCATCGTGGGTGTGATCGATACAG GCATATGGCCTGAATCACGAAGCTTTGATGACAACGGGTATAGCCCTGTACCGGCACGCTGGAAAGGGAAATGCCAAACTGGTGACGACTTCAACGCCACAAGCTGCAATAGAAAGATCATCGGCGCACGCTGGTATGGTCGTGGAATCAGTGACGAGGTGCTAAAGAAAAACTACAAGTCGCCTAGGGACATTGAAGGCCATGGCACGCACGTCGCCTCGACCATCGCTGGTGGCGAAGTGCAGGGAGTGAGCTACGGAGGCCTAGGCATGGGTGTGGCACGTGGTGGAGCGCCACGTGCACGACTAAGTATCTACAAGGCATGTTGGTTGGGCGGGGGTTGCCCGGTAGCAGCGGTCCTTGCGGCTATCGATGACGCCATACATGACGGTGTGGATGTCTTGTCGCTCTCGCTTGGTGGGGCTGGTACCGAGTTTCCTGGGACACTCCATGCTGTGCAAAGAGGGATCTCCGTCGTGTTCGCCGGAGGGAATGATGGCCCTGTGCCACAGACGGTGGCTAATGCGCTGCCGTGGGTTACGACGGTGGCCGCCAGCACGATTGACCGGTCTTTTCCAACCTTGATATCGCTCGGAAACAAAGAAAAGCTGGTG GGGCAATCTCTTCACAACAATGCATCTTTGATCAGCGGCGACTTTAAAGGTCTTGTTTATGCCGGGAG CTGTGACACGGAGTCATCACTAGCATTGAGCAACGTCACCGGCAAAATTGTCTTGTGTTATCAACCTATGGCGGGGAGAAGCATGCCGCCTCGACAAGCACTCCCCATAGCCATCAAACTCACCGCCATGGCTGGCGCCAAGGGCCTCATATTTGCACAGTACACTACAAACCTCCCCGACATCCTGACTTTGTGTAAGGGCGTTATGCCCTGTGTAGTCGTTGATTTTGAGATCGCACAACGAATTGCCTCCTATTGGAGTTGGGACAAAGG AAATGCGGTGGTGAAGGTGTCACCTGCCATGACCGTTGTTGGAAAAGGGGTGTTGTCGCCGAGGGTCGCCTCATTCTCATCGAGAGGTCCAAGCATGTTGTTTCCTAACATACTCAAG CCAGACATTGCTGCACCTGGCGTCGGCATCTTGGCGGCATGGGATGGCTCCTACCAGTTCGGTTCGGGAACATCCATGGCGTGCCCACATGTCTCTGCGGTGACCGCATTGCTCAAGTCGGTTCACCCTGACTGGTCACCTGCCATGATCAAGTCTGCCATTGTAACCACGG CATCTGTGACTGATCGTTTTGGCATGCCAATCCAAGCAGAAGCGGTCCCAAGGAAACTAGCCGACCCCTTCGACTTTGGTGGTGGACACATTAACCCAGATAGAGCAGTTGACCCTGGCTTGGTATATGACATGGACGCAAGGGAATACAACAAGTTTTTCAACTGCACTCTTGGATATTTAGACGGTTGTGAGTCCTACTACCTCAATCTCAACCTCCCGTCAATTGCCGTGCCAGACCTCAAGGACCATGTCATGCTTCGGCGCACTGTGACTAATGTTGGGCCTACGGAAGCAACATATCATTTACTCGTGGAAGCTCCAGCAGGGATAGATGTGTCCGTGGAACCATCTGTGATTAGTTTCACCAAAGGAAGCAGTAGAAGCGTGACCTTTATGGTGACATTCACAACAAGGCAGAGAGTGCAAGGGGGATACACTTTCGGAAGCTTGACATGGTCAAACGGAAGTACCCACTCAGTGAAAATTCCTGTTGCTGTACGGACTGTGATACAAGACTTCGTTGCGGATACCGCTTAA